Below is a window of Nicotiana tabacum cultivar K326 chromosome 19, ASM71507v2, whole genome shotgun sequence DNA.
CCTCATTTTAATACTTGAATATAAATCTAATTTATTTCACGTAGACTGCTGGTTCCGAGGCATAAATGTTGGATGTGTGGTATGTGTTGAACATGTATAGTTCACAGCAAAGTGAAAAATCCAGTTAGCATAGCATCTACTCTAATGATCACCTGCATTTGTGAAATCGGCATGTTAAACTGAAAGTGGTTGATAAGTTTCACCCTCTGTTCTTTCTTTTATATGTATGGCTTACTGTGGTAAATTTCAGGCTTTGAGGCTTAAGGTATCAGCGCTTTGTAAAACATCTGTTCTTATCTGCCATTATGGCAAGCTGTGAATTACCTTAAGTTATGGTAATCCGTAATCCACTTTCATGTGACTGGTTGTGCCTTTTAATGTGCTTCTTCCACCAAATCAGGAGAGGAAGAAAGATATTTCAAATTCAatctgatttttctcttttaactgTATCTGGTATTGTTCTGTTTACTACTCTTTTACAATTCAAATGAGCCTACGTTATTTGATAGGAGAGAAATATGAGCTTGCCAAGAAACTGAAGAGGATAAAGCTAGTGAATCACCGGTGGTTAGAAGATTGGTAAGCCAGAATTCTTTATAGAAGTCGCACATGCCTGGGCGACCACACCTGTTTGGTCACTTTTCCTTGATAGAAACTTTTCTACTTTCAAGTTGCTCTAGCTGTTCCTTTTAATCTCTTTTATTCTGCAGTTTAAGGGCTTGGGAAATTCTTCCTGAGGCTGCATATGATAAAAGGTGAGACCTTTGCCGCCTTGAATTTTAATGGCCCGTTCTCTCTATCAGAGGGCATCTTGTTTTGTTTAGGCAGGCTTTAATCGAGGTCTCCCTGGTGGTCATTTCAGTGTGCGAAGTCCACAAGGTTACCCTTTATTTTAAAGAACTTGAATATATGAAGTTTTACATTGTGAAACTAAGAAAACCTGTTCTAGAATATGTCAGTATTCCTATTTGAAACAATCAACACAAAGATTAACTTTTTAAGGTTATCAAATCAATTTGCATAAGACACTCCACTCATCAACTTGTCTCATGTAATCAATAGTATAAAGTACACGGATTATTATGTGTGCTTAAGCTCAATCTAGGTGGAACTCGTGCAAAAATTTTGAGGCTCCTTCTCAGACTTTAGTCATCGAATTGTCTTAGAATGGCATAGGTCGGTAATGCTAATGCTTTCTCGCTTTACTCGTTTTCTTTCTTAGTTGTGGTGGCTTCCTGTGCCAAGGAAACAAGGAGTCAACAAACATAATAATGAATGCATTGTCCTCCTAAAATGAAGTTATAGAGCTGTCAAATGAAAATGGCATTAGGTATAGAAAAGCCAAAGGTCATGCTAGACGCGATATGCTTATGTTTGTGAGCCTCAATTTTGACTacccaattaaattaacaagaAACTCGTGGCATGGTCACACATTGTGCTTTTTTCCTCTTTACTCCAGTGGGTATGAGTTGGAGATGGTGGAAGCCGAAGCCAAGGATTCTGAAGATGAACAAGACGGCATTGCTGCAAACACGGGCGGAGAGAGAGTTTCTTTCACTAGTCCTCAACATTCAAAGAGTCCCAGTCAATTCTGTTTGAAGCAGGAGATCTGTAGAAACATCTCAGAGATACACACACCTACAGGTTTGGCAGATCTTGGAAACCATGATCAGCTGGTGTTATGTGCTTCCAAGGAATCGAAAGTGGACCTGGTTACAGCCTTTGAAGAATCTCACAAGAGCCATCTTGAGACCCTTGGCACCACTCTGAGTAGAAATAAAGAGGTGCCGCATAGCACGCCACTTAATGGAAATAGTCCGGCTTCAGTTTCTACTAGTGCTAAAAAGTCTCCTAACTCATGTTTGTCAAACAGTTGTATTAAAAGTTATTCCCGAAAAAAACCTAGAAAAATTGGTCTGGCCTCGGAACAAATTGAGAGTGCAGGATGTCCTCCCATTAATGAGGTGAGTAAACATTGTGATGTGAACATCTCCTCAGAGAAAGAACAGGATGGAACTGAATTGTTTTCTGCAGAAAAGGACCAAAGTGGTCTACTCCCTGGGAAAAGGAGGGTGGACATGTTATATAGTAGCTCCAATTCTTCAAGAACTAGTCATAATCCAGTCAGCATGTTAGATCGTGGCCTGGTAGAAGATCGTGGCATAGGGTTAGGCAGACATTTGTTATTAGGGAAGAATGTCCATTCTGAAAATGGTGCAAGACTTGATCCCTCGCAAAACTGTGATTCTTCCATTTCCAATCCCATAAAACTGGGCAATCAGCAAGAGTGTGATGAGGATGCATTGCAAGCTGGCACTTGTGCAGTCAGGGGGTTAAAAGAGATTACTTTGAGCAGCAATGTGGACCCTGTGAATTTTCAGTTATGTGAGACTAAGGATTCTACTGTTGAACTTAACGGCTTAAGGAATGAACTGCAAGCTGCCAAAAATCCATCTCCAGGCAATGAAAGTGAAGATATTGAGAAGTCCAGTCGGTTGGCTGAATTGGAAAATGCTGTAGGAGATTCTACGTCAGGGTCTAAGCCATTAAAGAGAAAATCCCTTTCCAAGAAGACTCTGGGATCTAGACAAAGTCTCTGTAAAGGGGACTCGAGAAATCAGAAAGGTACTATATCTCTTAACAAGATTGTTCCCGCGAATGAGTCTGCACCCTCTGTGAGTGGGGGCATAAAGAACACAGAGCACCAAGAGGTTCTCAGCTGTGAAAAGGTTGAGGTTCCACCAGCAGATACTGCAGAATCAAACAAAGAGACtgagaaaagaaaatactttgaTTCTGGAAATGAAGATATTAAAACAGCTGAATCCATAAATAGAGATGCTGAGACTCCAGAAAACAAAGAGTATGATGAGTTGAATGTCGCAAGAGCAGAGTTAGGTGGAGCACCACACTCAGGGGTTAATTCTACGGAGAAGAATCCAGCTGTGAACCAGTTGGTAAATCGGACTGATGTGGAAGATTGTGCTGTGAGGCATGATTCTGACAACAAAAGTTCTAAAGCTCAAAAGACTATTTCCAGGAAGAAGACTAGGTCAAATAAATCAACTTCTGTGGAGAATGATGTAGATGTGAAAGAAACCAAAGGTCCAAAGTATTTGATGAAGAGGAGCAGGACAACTAATTTAGCTGCCAAAAGAGCTGTAGTTTCGACAGAAGTTGCCAAAAGGAAGAAGTCCAAAAGTGAGACAAAGAAGAATGCAGAATTAGGGAAGGGAAAAGGTTTACCTGTAACAGGCAAAGCCACACTGGCACCTGATCATGAATTGAACTCCATGGATGCGGAGAAGGAGAATGAACCTGCTATTGGAGGCCAACACACAACATATATTGAACAAGGGGCTGGCGAAACGTCTCCAAAATGTAAAATAAAGCCTCTAAAGGCTGATGTTGCAAATCCTGATGCTTTGCAGGTTACAAAACTAGGGACTGAGCGGAGGTGGTTTATCCTTAGCGGGCATAGGCTACAAAGAAAGGAGTTTGAGAAGGTCATCAAACGTTTGAAAGGAAATGTGTGCAGAGATTCTCATCAATGGTCATATCAGGCAACACATTTCATTGTCCCGGATCCAGTTCGCAGAACTGAAAAGTTTTTAGCTGCTGCAGCCTCCGGAAGGTATGCCTCAATAACCACGGCCTAAGCAGTGTCAATTTGTACAGGTAAATTGATTGTCTGTTGGTTCTTACAGGTGGATCCTGAAGACCGATTATTTAACTGCTAGCAATGAAGCTGGAAGACTCTTGGATGAAGAACAATATGAATGGCACAAAAAGGGCTTGACGGAAGATTTAGCCATCGACTTGGAGGCCCCAAGAAAGTGGCGGCTTCTGAGTGAGAGAACTGGTCATGGTGCATTTTATGGAATGAAGATAATCATATATGGAGACTGCATTGTACCACCACTGGTCAGTTAATTTGCACTTGTTTGTTCACCAAACTCCTTACTAGATTGAATTCCTATATGTCTAGAATGTTTCAAgattgctcttttttttttgaatcagGATACACTAAAACGTGCTGTCAAGGCCGGAGATGGTACTATATTAGCAACTTCACCTCCTTACACTCGGTTCCTTAAGTCAGGTGTTGATTTTGCTATTGTCGATGAGACCATGCCCCATTATGATAAGTGGATTCAAGAATTCCTAAGGCACGAGATACCTTGCGTTTTGCCTGATTACTTGGTGGCTTATGTGTGCAAGCCTGGTTATCCCCGTGACAGTTATGTAAAATACAATACTCATACTTGGGTAGAAAGGTCATTGAAGAACCTGGCGGATCGCTTGGAAGAGGTTGTTGAGGGCATAGTGCTATCAGATGACAATAGTAACATGTAATGCTGATATGTGGTGATGGAAGTGGCTTCCATGGATGTGCATTGGCATTTTATGTTTTATTAATGTGAAGTGACCGGGGAGTTTTTTGCCCAGTCTAAAGCAAGAATAGCATGAACAATGCGACCACAAGTATTCCGAGGAATTCCTACAAGGTTTTAATTAAGGTGGTACAGGCACAGTACCATTTTATTCGGTAATAGCAGTTTCTTATGGTTCAGAGGTTAGAGACTGTTCAATTTTGTATAGAGCAGCCTCTTTCTGCCATAACTTGTACTACTAATTTTCTTAGCCCGGAGTGTGCTGGTCATGATTTGAGCTTGTCACAAATTGTATCTATAATAACCTACTCACGAATTGTAAATTTGTGATTAACTTTTAATTGGATTATAATATCGACATTAACAATCTTACAGAAACTATGGATGAATTTTGCTTCATGGTAAATGATTTAATATTAttcaaaaatttgagaaaaatgcaTTTGAAATTCGAAGAGTGTACTCTTTCAAAATTAACCAGACCTTGTAGAGAAACACCACGAAATATAATacagaaataagaagaaaaaattgaAGCAGACATATAAGTTCCGATATGCGTCAATTTAAAGTTTTAACCTTCTCATTTACTTTTCAATTACTCCAATCTTTATATAATAACTACAGTATATATCTTATGGTCTATGTTATATTTTCAATCATGATACGAGTCAAGTAACAgttaggtaaaaaaaaaaaaaagaaccattGCATGAGTCTGAGATATTACTGCATGCACCATCCAATTCCAATTCTTACCGTACAATTCTATATATCCTACACTGACAGCATCCAAATCAATACCAATTTGAGTATCATGCGCTCACAGGATCCAAAATAACATTGGCAATCACTTGTTTTCGGAGGGATACCAAATCCAAGCGTCAttacagcgtgcaacctgatccactaATGATAATAATagcgttgcggcatgcaactcgatccacatatattcctgtggcagcgtgccaccctaTCCACATATACTTTCGTGGCGGcgtaccacccgatccacacataataccaTTGCGGCATGTAACCAATCCACACGACATTACCAGTAACCAATATCTGCTCAAATTATCCATGGTGCCAAAACTCTCATCTTTTCACAATATACAACTCTCAAACTCATAGATATATCTATGAGACAATATAATTAGGCACCGAATCATAATATTAGAGATGCGGATAAAAGCACATAAGGCTAAAAGATGGCTATGGCTAATCATGCAATTCAATTCATCCCAATAATTTAATACAAAGTTTCATCGTTATCATAATAGTTATTATGAATGAATAAGCTATTTAACcactaaatcatgaattaataaaACAAGTATATAACTACTGCTCCACAAAAAAGCTCAATATGATAAAACAATTATTTTTATATCCAATTCACAAATCATAACCTTAAGCATTCATTtatgaagaattaacccaaatagccatACATCCAATTGCTTACTAAAAATAGCCGTAGGatgtataatatatacataatttatttattatatgtgtataattatgtatattcaatgtataatctatgtatatggcaaaaaaaaataaaataacaaatatggccggttatttgtgtaaagatcccttcATTTATTCTGAAATGAATAACCTGGGAAGGAAATGACAAAGATTAGAGGTAAGGGCCCAGGGTAAGGAGATCTGTCAGCAAGACTCATTAGAGTAGAACCGACCCCAGGCTTGGTCCAAGGCTTTCAGGCCCATTTTAGATCAAGATCAGCCTACTTGCCACTGGCCACGTAGAGTTTGAGCCTAAAGTATCTTATTGGGAAAAGTACGAAAATATTCCAAATAAGCCAGACTTATCAACCTTTAGCCGTTATCAAAAATAGTCATAAAAGGTTACCAATGATATACAACATTCAAAAAATTTAggcaaaataattttttaataagtATGATTGGAATTTGTTGAAAACACGTAAATAaggcaatatacaaaatttgagaaaaattggaGATAATTTGGACTAGTATGGAGTCAAAATTCGTTATTAATGATATACaacatcaaaaaaaaaatacaggcaaaaagattttctttaatgGGATTGGTTCGAATTTATTGAATATACATATATGAAGTAATATACAAAATTGGAGGAAGATTGGACTGGTTTTGAGTCAAATTTTGTAGTTGAAAATAGACTTTAAAATTTTTTGTGCGACATATGTATCTAACATGTATCTCACATATAAGTATATATGGGTATACAAGAGATGcacatatgatacatatgtgatacagaGGTGATACACAAAAAATATACTATGTGATACACGTCTCATCTTCTCCTATGTTCGTGTTTTACTTCAAATATGGCTCATATTTCAATTAAAAACCACATAAAATTTCCtccaatttgtcccaaaattgaGTTTTAAACTCTTTGTAACCAATATATTCCAACAATACCCACTCGTAATAAATTCCAATTTCGAAACCCGAATTTTCAAACTCAAGCTTAAGCGAGCTTCAATAACTTTCAATGAAGTTTTAgctcttctttttcccttttcaaTTTATTTTACTAAGTTACTATATCAAAATACTTGCACTTATTATTTTACTAATCTACCAGTTGTGATCTACCAATAAATAGCATCGAAGCAATCACCTAGAGAGAAAGTGAGAGACTAAAAAAGGAGAGTGAAGAGAACCATTTGGAGGAGTTTATCGAATGTGATTGTTGATCATTAAAATCGACATTAATTGAAAACTTTTTAGATTAAAATGGCAATTGAGCCTTTTCCGGTAGATATTTTATTTTGGGGTTgttttggttgaaattatttatggATTAAGAGTTTGGGTAGTTTTTCCTATCTTATTTTCTTGAAGAATTAATTTAAATAACTGTTCATCCAGCCACCATATGCATGTATAActtatatatgtataaaatatgtataatttattacaaatatgtatataatcatatataataatataaatttatgtatccttagaaatagtaaacaataaatatgaaagAGTATTTATATGGAGATCCCTATTTTCTCTTGGGTAGGGTTGGGAGGGAGTGAAACAAGAGTTGGCTGTGTCGTTTGGTCTGTCACAGTTGGTAGTTGGTAGGCATTTCGATTTTAGGCAATATTTGATTGAAGTTAGAAAAACATAAAATGTGACGTTGAAGTTGAAAAatagtatttaaaaattaattaatctttttattttgagtcatTAACTCGTCGTGGAACACACTCTCTTCAAAAATTAGCACACAATTTTTCAAGAGTGTAAACATTTTATAAACAATTTTTGtcctaaagaaaagaaaagataaaaaaataataaataaaaaaagtggtattttgcttcaccggtctcgTGTAGCCAAGCAATCTAGCTAACCACTATTCGCACCATTTTGTTCCACTTTCTTGTTAGCCAAGAAAAGCTATTAAGGAACTCAAGTAAAAGAATGTCTTTCTCTATTCACTAAAATTAACATGGACTTTTGCTATGTCTATACATGTTTGTTTCCCCCTCTTTGTTAGTTTAGGATGGAAAGGAATAGTCAACTGACCCAATAAAAATCTGTTGCCTTTGTCTATGATAATTTGATTCGATTAGGTCAAAATAGTGAGGCACATGCTGTTGGATAATTCACATAAATTAATGTTCAAATAGTCAAGTTTACAGCCGATTAAATCACTAGAACAAGCTGTACAACCAGAGAcgaatttatattttattatatgtatacaatttaattattttaaatatatgtaCATATTGTTCAAGCAGTAAGCAGTGTGTACAATTTATGTGAGCTTTTGACCAATATTGTCTCTTATCTTTAAGGGTATgtctattttggtccctcaaatataatCCTGAGCAtacttagtcccttaagtatgctaaagtggagcacGTTTAGTCTCACCAACATAATATGTTCAAAAACTAACAATGTCACCCAACTCTGATTCACGAAGCAAATCTTCTGCTCTGAATCAAAACGTTTTCTCTCCTTTTATTGGATAACgtaaattatcactttaattcctcatttttagataatgtcttctaaaattgaccttgaaaatatccccttctgtgccagttttcaatgagaaaatgacactgtatagcatatatatatatatatatatatatatatatatatatatatatatatatatatatatatatatatatatatattatatattgttcggctattatttttgcagcggctatacagtgtcattttctcattgaaaactgACACAGAAGGGGATATttttcaaggtcaaaattttagaagacattatataaaaatgaggaattaaagtgataatttatGTTATCCAATAAAAAGAGAGGAAACGTTTTACTTCAGAGCAGAAGATTTGCTTCCTGAATCAGAGTTGGGTAACAACGTAAGTTTTTTAATACATTATGTCAGTGAGACTAAAGGTGCTTCGCTTTAGCATACTTAAAGGACTAAATATACTCAAGGCTATATTTGATGGATCAAAATGGATCTGCCCTCGGAGATAAGGGATAATATTGACCAAAAACTCATTTAGTTGAACTCACAAACATTAACCTCGATCCATCTTTGTGTATAAATCTTTCCAATGGGAAACCTACAGTTAATGGCAGATATATGATCAAATGTTTCTGGCAAATATTTGGAATCTGTATACTAGTACATTTTTAAATCGCATAAgacattttattttgaaaaaagctGCCGTCCACAATCTTAAATGGTTGCCACGTGT
It encodes the following:
- the LOC107766698 gene encoding BRCT domain-containing protein At4g02110-like isoform X1, with protein sequence MAEINQDMLHGDFSRIFIGVRFVLSGFDSLRKEQIRSKLLEGGGVDAREYGPDCTHLIVDRIVYDDPICVAARRDGKVLVTSLWVEHSFDVGMAVDHLSMMYRPLRDLNGIPGAKSLILCLTGYQRQDRDDIMTMVGLMGANFSKPLVSHKVTHLICYKFEGEKYELAKKLKRIKLVNHRWLEDCLRAWEILPEAAYDKSGYELEMVEAEAKDSEDEQDGIAANTGGERVSFTSPQHSKSPSQFCLKQEICRNISEIHTPTGLADLGNHDQLVLCASKESKVDLVTAFEESHKSHLETLGTTLSRNKEVPHSTPLNGNSPASVSTSAKKSPNSCLSNSCIKSYSRKKPRKIGLASEQIESAGCPPINEVSKHCDVNISSEKEQDGTELFSAEKDQSGLLPGKRRVDMLYSSSNSSRTSHNPVSMLDRGLVEDRGIGLGRHLLLGKNVHSENGARLDPSQNCDSSISNPIKLGNQQECDEDALQAGTCAVRGLKEITLSSNVDPVNFQLCETKDSTVELNGLRNELQAAKNPSPGNESEDIEKSSRLAELENAVGDSTSGSKPLKRKSLSKKTLGSRQSLCKGDSRNQKGTISLNKIVPANESAPSVSGGIKNTEHQEVLSCEKVEVPPADTAESNKETEKRKYFDSGNEDIKTAESINRDAETPENKEYDELNVARAELGGAPHSGVNSTEKNPAVNQLVNRTDVEDCAVRHDSDNKSSKAQKTISRKKTRSNKSTSVENDVDVKETKGPKYLMKRSRTTNLAAKRAVVSTEVAKRKKSKSETKKNAELGKGKGLPVTGKATLAPDHELNSMDAEKENEPAIGGQHTTYIEQGAGETSPKCKIKPLKADVANPDALQVTKLGTERRWFILSGHRLQRKEFEKVIKRLKGNVCRDSHQWSYQATHFIVPDPVRRTEKFLAAAASGRWILKTDYLTASNEAGRLLDEEQYEWHKKGLTEDLAIDLEAPRKWRLLSERTGHGAFYGMKIIIYGDCIVPPLDTLKRAVKAGDGTILATSPPYTRFLKSGVDFAIVDETMPHYDKWIQEFLRHEIPCVLPDYLVAYVCKPGYPRDSYVKYNTHTWVERSLKNLADRLEEVVEGIVLSDDNSNM
- the LOC107766698 gene encoding BRCT domain-containing protein At4g02110-like isoform X2; its protein translation is MAEINQDMLHGDFSRIFIGVRFVLSGFDSLRKEQIRSKLLEGGGVDAREYGPDCTHLIVDRIVYDDPICVAARRDGKVLVTSLWVEHSFDVGMAVDHLSMMYRPLRDLNGIPGAKSLILCLTGYQRQDRDDIMTMVGLMGANFSKPLVSHKVTHLICYKFEGEKYELAKKLKRIKLVNHRWLEDCGYELEMVEAEAKDSEDEQDGIAANTGGERVSFTSPQHSKSPSQFCLKQEICRNISEIHTPTGLADLGNHDQLVLCASKESKVDLVTAFEESHKSHLETLGTTLSRNKEVPHSTPLNGNSPASVSTSAKKSPNSCLSNSCIKSYSRKKPRKIGLASEQIESAGCPPINEVSKHCDVNISSEKEQDGTELFSAEKDQSGLLPGKRRVDMLYSSSNSSRTSHNPVSMLDRGLVEDRGIGLGRHLLLGKNVHSENGARLDPSQNCDSSISNPIKLGNQQECDEDALQAGTCAVRGLKEITLSSNVDPVNFQLCETKDSTVELNGLRNELQAAKNPSPGNESEDIEKSSRLAELENAVGDSTSGSKPLKRKSLSKKTLGSRQSLCKGDSRNQKGTISLNKIVPANESAPSVSGGIKNTEHQEVLSCEKVEVPPADTAESNKETEKRKYFDSGNEDIKTAESINRDAETPENKEYDELNVARAELGGAPHSGVNSTEKNPAVNQLVNRTDVEDCAVRHDSDNKSSKAQKTISRKKTRSNKSTSVENDVDVKETKGPKYLMKRSRTTNLAAKRAVVSTEVAKRKKSKSETKKNAELGKGKGLPVTGKATLAPDHELNSMDAEKENEPAIGGQHTTYIEQGAGETSPKCKIKPLKADVANPDALQVTKLGTERRWFILSGHRLQRKEFEKVIKRLKGNVCRDSHQWSYQATHFIVPDPVRRTEKFLAAAASGRWILKTDYLTASNEAGRLLDEEQYEWHKKGLTEDLAIDLEAPRKWRLLSERTGHGAFYGMKIIIYGDCIVPPLDTLKRAVKAGDGTILATSPPYTRFLKSGVDFAIVDETMPHYDKWIQEFLRHEIPCVLPDYLVAYVCKPGYPRDSYVKYNTHTWVERSLKNLADRLEEVVEGIVLSDDNSNM
- the LOC107766698 gene encoding uncharacterized protein LOC107766698 isoform X3, translating into MVEAEAKDSEDEQDGIAANTGGERVSFTSPQHSKSPSQFCLKQEICRNISEIHTPTGLADLGNHDQLVLCASKESKVDLVTAFEESHKSHLETLGTTLSRNKEVPHSTPLNGNSPASVSTSAKKSPNSCLSNSCIKSYSRKKPRKIGLASEQIESAGCPPINEVSKHCDVNISSEKEQDGTELFSAEKDQSGLLPGKRRVDMLYSSSNSSRTSHNPVSMLDRGLVEDRGIGLGRHLLLGKNVHSENGARLDPSQNCDSSISNPIKLGNQQECDEDALQAGTCAVRGLKEITLSSNVDPVNFQLCETKDSTVELNGLRNELQAAKNPSPGNESEDIEKSSRLAELENAVGDSTSGSKPLKRKSLSKKTLGSRQSLCKGDSRNQKGTISLNKIVPANESAPSVSGGIKNTEHQEVLSCEKVEVPPADTAESNKETEKRKYFDSGNEDIKTAESINRDAETPENKEYDELNVARAELGGAPHSGVNSTEKNPAVNQLVNRTDVEDCAVRHDSDNKSSKAQKTISRKKTRSNKSTSVENDVDVKETKGPKYLMKRSRTTNLAAKRAVVSTEVAKRKKSKSETKKNAELGKGKGLPVTGKATLAPDHELNSMDAEKENEPAIGGQHTTYIEQGAGETSPKCKIKPLKADVANPDALQVTKLGTERRWFILSGHRLQRKEFEKVIKRLKGNVCRDSHQWSYQATHFIVPDPVRRTEKFLAAAASGRWILKTDYLTASNEAGRLLDEEQYEWHKKGLTEDLAIDLEAPRKWRLLSERTGHGAFYGMKIIIYGDCIVPPLDTLKRAVKAGDGTILATSPPYTRFLKSGVDFAIVDETMPHYDKWIQEFLRHEIPCVLPDYLVAYVCKPGYPRDSYVKYNTHTWVERSLKNLADRLEEVVEGIVLSDDNSNM